A genomic region of Echeneis naucrates chromosome 24, fEcheNa1.1, whole genome shotgun sequence contains the following coding sequences:
- the ino80 gene encoding chromatin-remodeling ATPase INO80 isoform X2, producing the protein MASGQGGRLEVGASGSSGLAKPLYLQRIERSLRLDSFLRQTAAIFNRDITSDDSDDSDGALGTGLSLDHSTQHTALTVKNESCEQMDGLAEGKPLNGVLLQGKDQKADKTNLYNFSKVKKNRKWLKSILLSDDTTDSDTESDDSDFNLSREELHDMLRLHRYTRQHQSKFHSDREFHQYQHYSTGLLSTHDPFYEQQRHLMGPKRKKLKEEKKFKAKLKKVKKKKKRGEGDFLEEGRPYITKIFAKFSHDAPLPMVKKKHLTIEQLNARRRKVWLTIAKKEIPKSFKQKTSAKNLVLTNAKKLAHQCMREVRRAAIQAQKNCKETLPRARRLTKEMMLYWKKYEKVEKEHRKRAEKEALEQRKLDEEMREAKRQQRKLNFLITQTELYAHFMSGKASVGDPGGDTAQEEILRKLEDTAAQRQIDIGGGVMVNIGQEDYDSEYYKSQALRNAKEAYHIHQERTRMFDEEAKDSRSASLHAAGGSSSAAGSGFGESYSLSNPSIHAGEDIPQPTIFNGKLKGYQLKGMNWLANLYEQGINGILADEMGLGKTVQSIALLAHLAERDNIWGPFLVISPASTLNNWHQEFTRFVPKFKVLPYWGNPHDRKVIRKFWSQKTLYTQNAPFHVVITSYQLVVQDVKYFQRVKWQYMVLDEAQALKSSTSVRWKILLQFQCRNRLLLTGTPIQNTMAELWALLHFIMPTLFDSHEEFNEWFSKDIESHAENKSAIDENQLSRLHMILKPFMLRRIKKDVENELSDKIEILTYCQLTSRQRLLYQALRNKISIEDLLQSSMGTTQQAHSTTSSLMNLVMQFRKVCNHPDLFERQETRSPFHMSIKPYIMLKFLYRHGLIHAQNQARNKLLQLLFSPFSPNHIQQSLFHRKGDDEGSCFSFLRFINVSPAEMSNLMLQGTLVRWLALFLSLKAAYRLHHQRLFSLEEERPEESRDGEGDSGRLEPKIKCLSHKDLILWLNRPTNFPNTHTSPVLQDLVFTALRPGILGHRDVKIHSRNSATSMLRPCQPTLPPKFLLAAAPRVTAFPMERYCADRSAEYEWWVTRSGGGKVYKQCFLYGSPELALDWCVRANTFHPQCPGGVMALYPRHGWSFIQIPDKESLITESGKLHTLDILLSQLKAQEHRVLIYSQMTRMIDLLEEYMVYRKHTYMRLDGSSKISERRDMVADFQSRTDIFVFLLSTRAGGLGINLTAADTVIFYDSDWNPTVDQQAMDRAHRLGQTKQVTVYRLICQGTIEERILQRAKEKSEIQRVVISGGNFKPDTLKPKEVVSLLLDDDELEKKLRQRQEEKRQQEESSKVKERKRKREKYAEKKKNEESENKRKKEVNLVISHAPSADNSNMSADGDDSFISVEMDSAMPSPFSEPVCMSVCAPVHGQISLSSELQPGSLPPDADADESSSDMLVIVDDPVSSAPQSRATNSPASVSGSVSDNMNGASASDTISPGRGRSGRSRGRPKGSGGGAKSGAKGRGRKSTAGSAAAMAGAMAGAAAASAAAYAAYGYSVSKGGLSASSPLQPSLGRSGTSPAFNPNRSSSPQAKGGASTTSPHKQLVHSHHHSSHSVVRKGKGPGGPGAQ; encoded by the exons ATGGCGTCAGGGCAGGGTGGCCGGCTGGAGGTTGGGGCATCGGGGAGCTCCGGCCTGGCCAAACCTCTCTACCTGCAACGCATAGAAAGATCACTTAGGTTGGACAGTTTCCTGCGGCAGACAGCCGCCATCTTCAACAGAGACATAACCAG TGATGATAGTGACGACAGCGATGGTGCATTGGGGACAGGGCTATCCCTGGACCACTCCACTCAACATACAGCGTTGACAGTGAAGAATGAGTCATGCGAACAGATGGATGGGTTGGCAGAGGGCAAGCCCCTCAATGGGGTTCTGCTACAAGGGAAAG ACCAAAAGGCAGATAAAACAAATCTCTATAATTTCTCCAAggtgaagaaaaacaggaagtggctcaAG AGCATCTTGTTGAGTGATGACACCACAGACTCAGACACAGAATCTGATGACTCTGATTTCAATTTATCCCGGGAGGAGCTGCATGATATGCTGAGGTTACATCGCTACACCCGGCAGCATCAGAGCAAGTTCCACTCTGACCGTGAG TTTCACCAATATCAGCACTATAGCACTGGACTCCTCTCCACTCATGACCCTTTTTATGAGCAACAGCGCCACCTAATGGGCCCAAAGAGGAAGAAGCtcaaagaagagaagaaattcAAGG ccaaactgaaaaaggtgaagaagaagaagaaacgaGGAGAGGGAGATTTTCTTGAAGAGGGGCGTCCTTACATCACTAAGATCTTTGCCAAgttttcccatgatgcaccaCTGCCCATGGTAAAGAAGAAACATCTGACCATCGAGCAGCTCAATGCACGTCGGCGTAAAGTCTGGCTCACCATCGCAAAAAAGGAGATTCCCAAG TCTTTCAAGCAGAAGACATCTGCTAAAAATCTTGTTTTGACCAATGCTAAAAAG CTGGCTCATCAGTGCATGCGAGAGGTGCGGCGAGCAGCTATCCAGGCTCAGAAGAACTGTAAGGAGACATTACCCAGAGCTCGCCGCCTCACCAAGGAGATGATGCTTTACTGGAAAAAATATGAGAAAGTGGAGAAGGAGCACAGGAAGAGGGCAGAGAAGGAGGCCCTGGAGCAACGTAAACTTGATGAGGAAATGAGAGAG GCCAAGCGTCAGCAGCGCAAACTAAATTTTCTCATCACCCAGACGGAGCTTTATGCTCACTTTATGAGCGGTAAAGCCAGCGTTGGGGATCCAGGCGGAGATACAGCTCAGGAGGAAATTCTTAGAAAGCTGGAAGACACTGCAGCTCAGAGACAGATAGACATTGGAGGAGGCGTAATGGTCAACATAGGACAGGAGGACTATG ATAGTGAATACTACAAGTCTCAGGCCTTGAGAAACGCTAAAGAAGCATATCATATTCATCAAGAGAGA ACACGAATGTTTGATGAGGAGGCAAAAGACAGTCGCAGTGCATCTCTGCATGCTGCTGGTGGCTCGTCCTCAGCTGCAGGCTCTGGGTTCGGAGAGAGCTACAGCTTGTCCAACCCGTCCATCCACGCCGGTGAAGACATTCCTCAGCCCACCATCTTCAACGGCAAACTCAAAGGCTACCAACTCAAAGGCATGAATTGGCTGGCAAACCTCTATGAGCAG GGAATCAATGGAATCCTGGCAGACGAGATGGGACTGGGGAAGACAGTGCAGAGCATTGCCCTTTTGGCACACCTGGCAGAg agagacaacatcTGGGGTCCGTTCTTAGTCATTTCTCCTGCCTCCACACTCAACAACTGGCACCAGGAATTCACCCGCTTTGTTCCCAAATTTAAG GTGTTGCCATACTGGGGAAACCCTCACGATCGTAAAGTGATTCGGAAATTTTGGAGCCAG AAAACCCTTTATACCCAAAATGCACCATTCCATGTTGTTATCACGAGCTACCAGCTGGTGGTCCAAGATGTCAAATACTTCCAGAGGGTCAAGTGGCAGTACATGGTTTTGGATGAGGCCCAGGCCCTGAAAAGCAGTACCAG tgttcGATGGAAAATCCTGCTGCAGTTTCAATGTCGAAACAGACTGCTTCTCACAGGGACGCCCATCCAGAATACGATGGCTGAG CTGTGGGCCCTGCTGCACTTCATCATGCCTACGCTGTTTGATTCCCATGAAGAGTTTAATGAGTGGTTCTCCAAGGACATCGAGAGCCACGCTGAAAACAAATCAGCCATCGATGAGA acCAACTTTCCAGGCTGCACATGATACTAAAGCCTTTCATGCTGCGCAGAATCAAGAAAGATGTGGAAAATGAGCTCTCAGACAAG ATTGAGATCCTGACTTATTGCCAGCTGACATCCCGGCAGAGGCTGCTCTATCAGGCTCTGAGGAACAAGATCTCCATCGAGGACCTGCTTCAGTCCTCCATGGGCACGACCCAGCAGGCTCACAGCACCACCTCCTCACTCATGAACCTGGTCATGCAGTTCAGAAAG GTGTGTAATCACCCTGACTTGTTTGAGCGCCAAGAGACACGATCTCCTTTCCACATGTCCATCAAGCCCTACATCATGTTGAAGTTCCTCTACCGTCACGGCCTCATCCATGCACAAAACCAGGCCAGGAACAA ATTACTTCAATTGCTGTTCTCTCCCTTCTCCCCGAATCACATCCAACAGTCTCTGTTTCATAGGAAAG GTGATGACGAAGGAAGTTGTTTCTCCTTCCTGCGTTTCATCAATGTTTCACCAGCTGAGATGTCCAACCTCATGCTGCAAGGCACCTTAGTGAG ATGGTTAGCCCTTTTTCTGTCCCTGAAAGCTGCATACCGGCTCCACCATCAACGCCTGTTTAGCCTTGAAGAAGAGCGGCCAGAGGAATCCAGAGATGGGGAGGGGGATAGTGGGAGGTTAGAACCTAAGATTAAGTGTCTGTCTCACAAGGACCTGATTCTGTGGCTGAACAGACCCACCAACTTCCCCAACACGCACACCAGCCCTGTCCTCCAG gatcTGGTGTTCACAGCCCTCAGGCCTGGCATACTGGGACACAGAGATGTGAAAATCCACAGCAGAAATTCTGCCACTTCGATGCTAAGGCCCTGCCAGCCCACACTGCCACCAAAGTTTCTGCTCGCTGCCGCGCCCAgg GTGACAGCTTTTCCCATGGAGCGTTATTGTGCCGACCGCAGTGCTGAGTACGAGTGGTGGGTGACGCGCAGTGGCGGGGGAAAAGTCTACaaacagtgtttcctctacGGCTCCCCTGAACTAGCACTAGACTGGTGTGTAAGGGCCAATACCTTTCACCCACAATGCCCTGGGGGTGTGATGGCCCTCTATCCTCGCCATGGATGGTCCTTCATTCAGATTCCTG ataAGGAGAGTCTGATCACGGAAAGTGGAAAGCTCCACACTTTGGACATCCTGCTCAGTCAGTTAAAGGCACAAGAACACAGAGTCCTCATCTACTCCCAAATGACACGTATGATAGACCTGCTGGAG GAGTACATGGTTTATCGTAAACACACCTACATGCGCCTTGATGGATCCTCTAAGATTTCTGAACgcagagacatggtggctgaCTTCCAGAGTCG GACGGatatctttgtgtttctgctgagtACACGGGCGGGAGGGCTTGGCATCAACCTTACTGCTGCTGACACT gttATTTTCTATGACAGTGACTGGAACCCTACAGTGGACCAACAGGCCATGGACAGGGCTCACAGGCTGGGTCAGACCAAGCAGGTCACCGTCTATCGCCTCATCTGCCAGGGCACCATCGAGGAGAGGATCCTGCAGCGGGCCAAGGAGAAGAGCGAG ATCCAAAGGGTGGTGATCTCTGGGGGTAACTTCAAACCAGACACACTCAAGCCCAAAGAGGTGGTCAGTCTGCTGCTGGATGATGATGAGCTGGAGAAGAAAT TGcggcagagacaggaggagaagaggcAGCAGGAAGAGAGCAGCAAGGTGAAGGAGcgcaagaggaagagggagaaatatGCTGAAAAG aagaagaatgaggaatcagagaacaagagaaaaaaggaggttAACCTGGTTATCTCCCATGCACCGTCAGCTGATAACTCCAACATGTCTGCAGACGGAGATGATTCCTTCATCAGCGTGGAGATGGACTCAGCTATGCCCAGTCCCTTCAGTGAG cctgtgtgtatgtctgtgtgtgctcctgtaCATGGCCAGATCTCTCTGAGCAGCGAGCTCCAGCCCGGTTCGTTGCCACCAGACGCTGATGCAGATGAGAGCAGCAGCGACATGCTGGTCATCGTGGATGATCCGGTGTCTTCTGCGCCGCAGTCCCGTGCCACAAACTCCCCCGCCTCTGTATCTGGATCAGTCTCTGACAACATGAATG GTGCTTCAGCCTCAGACACTATCAGTCCTGGCAGAGGCAGGTCTGGGCGGAGTCGGGGGCGGCCCAAAGGATCTGGAGGCGGGGCCAAGTCGGGAGCAAAAGGACGGGGCCGCAAGTCCACAGCAGGCAGTGCGGCAGCCATGGCAGGAGCAATGGCTGGTGCAGCAGCTGCCTCAGCTGCAGCTTATGCTGCTTACGGCTACAGTGTTTCTAAAG GAGGCCTCTCTGCGTCCAGTCCACTGCAGCCTTCCCTGGGCCGGTCCGGTACCAGCCCAGCCTTCAATCCCAACAGGAGCTCCTCCCCCCAGGCCAAAGGAGGCGCCTCCACCACAAGCCCCCACAAACAGCTGGTCCACAGCCACCACCACAGCAGCCACAGTGTGGTCAGGAAGGGCAAGGGCCCTGGTGGTCCTGGGGCTCAATGA